TTTGCAATTGCTTTAAAGATTACTCCAATAGCAAAGGTATATAAGGAAAAAAATTTATGTATTAAATATTTAAAACATCAAATAGATCGAGACAAACTTATCAAAAGACTAAAAATAGTTAAACAAGCAAACCCATCTAGTATTTGTGAATCTATCCTCAAAAGTTAAAAATGCGTATTATTCTTAAAAATTTTAAATTTTTTATTTTTTTATTTTTCTTATCTCTAAATTTAAATAATTATTCTCTTGCACATATGAGGGGTACATTTCTTTCTGAGGAGGAAGCTGAAAAAAGGGCTTTAGAAATTGGTTGCGAAGGAATACATAAGAATCAAGATAAATGGATGCCATGCAAAAACGAAAAAGAATTACATATCTATTTGAGGAAATAGATGGAAAAATTAAAAACAAATCAAAGAAAAATTCACAGAAAAATAACCGCAATTTCAGCAATCCCCTTACTAATTACTATTGTATCTGGGACTATTTATAGTATTCTTCAACCATTAGGAGTAGATGCTTTTTGGTTAATAAAATGGCATACCGGTAATTTTGGCATTATTAATTTGCAACCTTTTTACTCGATATTTCTTGGTATAGCTTCAATAATCTCAATAATATCTGGCGTTAAACTATTACAAAAAAAATCTTAGATATATTCAAAGCCAAGCCAAAATCTAACTAATTAATACTATTTGCGACCCCACTTACTAAGAAAATTATCGCTCCTAGCGCCATTGTTGCTACACCCATATAAGGGTATTTCTTAATTCTTGATTTAGTAATTGGAAGCCATGAAAGGTATCTATCAGATTTATTTAATTCATTTTTTTGACTAGGAGGTAATCCTAATTCTTCTCTTCTTTTAGCTTCGCCCATAATCTTAAATTTGTTTATGTTTCAATATTAAAAATTATGTTCTACACCTGCGAGTTAACTTTATTAAAAACAGAGGTCCTTTGTAGATAAACAAATTATTTTAAATTTATTTAACCTTCTTTAAATATAGATTCTTTGTATTTGCCTGATCTGATGTAAATAACAAAATTAATATAGTTCCAACTAGAAATGAAAAAATCATTGTCAAACCAACAACTTCAACCATTTCACTAGGAAGATAATTTAGAAACATTAATGAATAGATCTCTTATCTTAAACTTAGCAATTGTATTTTTTATGTAAAGTAAATATTACTCCTTAAATTTCGAAAAGAACTTTCAGAGACTTTTTAATCTTTATTTGTTTTTATTTGCAGGATAAATCTAGTTCTAACCGATCACAATTTTCTTACTTAGCTATTCCTATTTTCTTAAGCAATTTCAGGTAAGGCAACGCCCAATCACCAAAGGTAAAAGAGATTGTCGTATTTTTCGTAGTTGGAAATAATGTTTTAGAACGTGTAGAGACTAATTTAGAAAATATCTTAATAGTCTCTACTTCTAGATTATCCATATACAATTTTTTTTGAACAAATCGATCTTTCTTTTGGGGCAAAAAATTTTCTATAAACCATAAAACTTGATCTAAATTTGATTTATTGGGTACGGTTTTAATTTGTTTATTTTCCTTTTTAAACATATTTATTAACCTCTTAATTGCTGAATTAAATTTGCCATTTATATAATTTAAATCAATAGTAAAAGCATTAAAATTATGTTCTTTTTAATAATCGGTAAACGAAAAATAAATTAATAATTACGTTATTTTTATAAAAAAAAAAAAAAGAGAGGGATAAAACCCACTCTTAATTGATCAGTTTAAAAAAAAGAATTTAATTTTTTGATTCTTTCAATTGCATTTCTTTTTGTGTTTTCCTGATTCTTTCTTCAAAGACGGATCTTCTGTATGGAGTAACTTCACCACTTTTAGTAGCCAAAAGTTGGGCTTCATATAGCCTATTGGCTCTTATGATTTTTTCTCTTATTTGTAAGAGGTTATTCATGGTCTTTTGCAGTTAATGAGAATCCCGTTCCCTACTCCCATTTCATGCGTCCAGAGATATAAACTTGGATGAACGTAAATGAACAATAACATCTTTAAAAAAATTCTGCGAGAGTAATTTTTACTAAATTTTTCTCAAAAAAATAAATATTGCATAGATAGTATAAATAAGGTTTTAATATTTCCTAAATTAGGATAAGAAAATTGTTTGCGACCCATCATTATTATCCTGAATCACTATTTTTTTATTAGGGAAAATATCTGATAATATTCTCTTCAAATTTGAACTATCTGAATGAATTATATTACTCATATTTTTTGAATTAATTTTCCAATTTTCATCTACAAATAGTTCTTTATCATCGCCTTTTTCATTCTGAAGTGATGTTTTATTTAGAATCTTAAGTAACAGTTCTGAATCATAATTTTTAAATTCTTCAGGGCCCTCTTTAAAATTTTTAATCATTATTTAGAAATCTAATTTTCCTAAATCTTGCATAAGAAATTTGAAGAATACAAGGTATTAATTACCTAAAAATCTCTCTTAAGATAAAAAAATCTAGATGCAATTAAAATAATTTTCTTTAGAAAATTTAATTCCAAAATAGCTAAAGAATGATATTTAAAAAGATTAATTAATCATTTACACCATTTATTTACTTGTTAGGTTGCAATTAAGGGAATCAGAAAAGATGCCAAGAGTAATTAACAAAAAAATTAGACTTTTAAGATGGTTAAACTCAGGCATGATACTACCATTTATCATTATGGCTGCATCTTCATCAATCATTCTTTATGGTGTTTTATTTATCCTAATAAAATAGTTTTTTAATTTAAGCAGCTAATTTTTCCTCAGATTTAGACATAATTATTGCAGCTTTTTTTAATAAACTAACTACTTCTTTTCTTCCAACTGCATTATCAGCTTGACGCATTATTTCATAATAATTTTTATTTATTTTCTTCATAAATAGTTTTAATTTAATCTAAAATTACAACACCATATCATTGTGTCAACTGTAAATAATTCTCATATATTATTTCTTTGATTATTTTTTGCACAATAAAAAATTTCTCATTTATTATCCTTCAAGTTTTTTTAATTGATGATGCCAAAAAATCATAAATATCAAAATTAATAATCCTTTTAATTAAGCTATATTGAAGGATTTGAAAACATAAAATAAACCTCCGATTAGGATCAGTATCGCAGCTCCATAAAAAAGAAAAGGGATAATTGGATACTTATACAATGTAGTCCTTACTTTTTGTTGTATGGCTTTTTTATCAAGTTGAGGTAACTTTATATCTTCTGTTTTTTCTCTAGGCGGAATACCTAAATTTGTTCTTCTCTTTGCCTCTCCCATAATTAATACTGAGGAATTCCCATACATTTTAAATAATTTTTATCCGCTAAATCTAAAATTTGATTCCATTCTTCATGAGATGTTTCCAAATTATTTTTAAAATCTTTTTCGAATTTAAGAATACATCTTTTTTCTATATTTTCTGGAGAATTATAGTTTCTCAAAAAAGTAAAACTCAAATACGATAATGATGAAAAAACTATAAGTACTTTAGCGATTCTAAAATTATTCATATCTTAGATCCTATTTCCTTATAAATAAATTACTTTTTGGTTTTATAATTAATTGAATCTATTAAAAAAAATTATCAAATGATAAATTCGGTAAATTTTAACCTTTTGCCTATTCAGGATTTGGTTGTTTCAGGGTTAATAATCTTTATAATGTCCACGATTATTGCCAATATTTATGACCCATTATTGGGAATAACTTATGCATTTGGGAATATACTTACTCTTACTTTTTTGAGTTGGTTATACAAAGAGACTTGGAGTGATCCAAAGAAATAAATCAAATTCAAAAAAGATAAATAAAAAAACTACTTCTGTATTTTTAACTTTGAAGAATACTTTAAATTAACAATGAAAGTTGCAACAAGAGATAGTATCAAAAAAAATAATAAGCTCTCTAGAGTAGATTGAGGCATCACCATAATAAGTACCAAAAATAATACATTTCTACAAAAACGAATTCTGAAGAAAAATCAACCCTTTAATTATTTTTTATTTTCAAATTAATAAATCCCAATCCCAAAAAATGAATGTGCAATAAACAATAAACTAAATAATGTTAAGAAAATTAATCCTATCCAGCTTATTGTTTTTAGAAAAAATCCATATCTATTTTTAATTGGTACTAATTTGCTATTTATAGTATCCATTGCCATCCATGCAAATAAAGGTGCGGTTAGAAAGCTTCCAGTCATTGCAGCAAATACAAAATCTTTTACTCCTATACCTCCAGACCTTGCAATCAGCAAAGCTATTAATGATGCAAAGATATGTATAATCATCCAAATTTGAAATCTATTTCGCTCTGCATTGGAATCCATACGTCCAAAATCAGTCCCTCTCAATAAGCCTTGAATAGCAGAAATACTTCTTGGATATGCATCTAGACAAGTAATTGTAGTACTAAACATTGCGGCAAATGCTGCAGGTATTATGATCC
This region of Prochlorococcus sp. MIT 0604 genomic DNA includes:
- a CDS encoding DUF2839 family protein encodes the protein MYGNSSVLIMGEAKRRTNLGIPPREKTEDIKLPQLDKKAIQQKVRTTLYKYPIIPFLFYGAAILILIGGLFYVFKSFNIA
- a CDS encoding DUF2839 family protein, whose translation is MGEAKRREELGLPPSQKNELNKSDRYLSWLPITKSRIKKYPYMGVATMALGAIIFLVSGVANSIN
- a CDS encoding DUF3721 domain-containing protein, producing the protein MRIILKNFKFFIFLFFLSLNLNNYSLAHMRGTFLSEEEAEKRALEIGCEGIHKNQDKWMPCKNEKELHIYLRK